From the Dunckerocampus dactyliophorus isolate RoL2022-P2 chromosome 12, RoL_Ddac_1.1, whole genome shotgun sequence genome, one window contains:
- the zgc:114130 gene encoding mRNA decay activator protein ZFP36 isoform X3, protein MWGQQPENHQTPHPSSQWRKQGFLSQRSVSMVETGSTAAASLGWPGADMMMNGQEGISPTALNPSMSSSTSSVSSASSRYKTELCRSFTESGMCKYGGKCQFAHGPDELRDLSRHPKYKTEPCRTFHTIGFCPYGIRCHFVHNNEEEKNHLSHSSSCFSSNFVPQSLPSSRSNRIPLIKQSISFAGFPSTPQQALPPPLPPSASFTCAPSASPPCADITDLLSQVFLEMEPSTLEASTAPQYQSPAAADPRSPFLPSPDSGCSPSGPSPSLSPSLRQSPGASTLFSQSLGTRSPSYTSLSDQDQDGGSSASSLSVLEACGGNSEGKRLAVFSQLSVPEDTTGLCL, encoded by the coding sequence atgtgggggcagcagccagAGAACCATCAAACTCCCCATCCTTCCAGCCAGTGGCGTAAGCAAGGCTTTCTGTCTCAGCGCTCGGTCAGCATGGTGGAGACCGGCAGTACCGCAGCAGCAAGCCTAGGCTGGCCTGGCGCAGACATGATGATGAACGGGCAAGAAGGCATCAGTCCTACTGCACTGAACCCCAGCATGTCTTCATCCACCTCCTCTGTCTCCTCCGCCTCGTCCCGCTACAAGACAGAACTGTGTCGCTCTTTTACAGAGAGCGGTATGTGCAAGTATGGAGGGAAATGCCAGTTTGCCCACGGGCCTGACGAGCTGCGTGATCTGAGCAGGCATCCGAAGTACAAGACGGAGCCATGCCGCACCTTCCACACCATCGGCTTCTGCCCCTATGGGATCCGCTGCCACTTTGTTCACAACAacgaggaggaaaaaaatcacctCTCCCACTCCTCTTCCTGTTTCTCCTCAAACTTTGTCCCCCAGTCCCTTCCCTCCTCACGCTCCAACAGAATCCCGCTCATCAAACAGAGCATCAGCTTTGCTGGGTTTCCTTCTACTCCCCAGCaggctcttcctcctcctcttcctccttctgcATCTTTCACATGTGCTCCATCTGCCTCTCCTCCTTGTGCCGACATCACTGACCTCCTCTCTCAAGTCTTCTTGGAGATGGAGCCTTCTACCCTGGAGGCCTCTACTGCCCCACAGTACCAGTCCCCCGCTGCTGCAGATCCACGCTCTCCCTTCCTGCCATCCCCAGACTCAGGCTGTTCTCCATCTGGTCCATCTCCGTCTTTGTCTCCGTCCCTGAGACAGAGCCCCGGTGCTTCGACGCTCTTCTCGCAATCTCTCGGCACGCGATCCCCGTCCTACACCTCTCTGTCAGATCAGGACCAGGATGGGGGCAGCTCGGCAAGCTCGCTTAGTGTATTGGAGGCGTGTGGTGGCAACAGTGAAGGAAAACGCCTCGCTGTATTCAGTCAGCTCTCAGTTCCTGAGGACACAACTGGATTGTGCCTTTAG
- the bloc1s3 gene encoding biogenesis of lysosome-related organelles complex 1 subunit 3, giving the protein MSNRYQIVVQGEASETDSDDEIYITSLSAPQSSIVGAKVAGEAPETDSEDEVEKADPASALSREKTTVLSRDLPPLIVVRDHPDIQSVVEERPSPTHRPFGDTLLQQKLHESNSRLYSDVGQMLRHVYGSASKEVRSATVQLNTSQSTIISASHSIRLILDDLKAMSEKIDIITSCQILPDIKINHSDENAAPLFERNE; this is encoded by the exons ATGTCGAACAGGTACCAGATAGTGGTGCAGGGCGAGGCATCCGAGACAGACTCAGATGATGAGATCTACATCACCTCCCTCTCAGCTCCCCAGAGTTCCATCGTGGGAGCCAAG GTTGCAGGTGAAGCTCCTGAAACTGATAGTGAGGATGAGGTAGAGAAGGCGGATCCAGCTTCTGCACTGAGTCGTGAAAAGACTACGGTACTAAGTCGAGATCTACCTCCACTAATTGTAGTGCGAGATCACCCTGATATACAGTCAGTAGTGGAAGAAAGACCAAGTCCGACACATAGGCCTTTTG GAGATACATTGTTACAGCAGAAGTTGCACGAGTCTAACAGCCGGCTCTATTCTGATGTGGGACAGATGCTGCGACACGTTTATGGCAGTGCCAGCAAGGAG GTGCGCAGTGCAACAGTGCAGCTTAACACATCACAGAGCACCATCATCAGCGCTTCCCACAGCATCAGACTGATTTTGGATGACCTGAAAGCCATGTCTGAGAAGATTGATATCATCACCAGCTGTCAGATATTACCGGATATTAAGATCAACCATTCAGATGAGAATGCCGCTCCTTTATTTGAAAGAAATGAATAG
- the zgc:114130 gene encoding mRNA decay activator protein ZFP36 isoform X2 — MKTPGFISQQCSCDTSLSLTTLSCLDTGPSDNVFLSSSMWGQQPENHQTPHPSSQWRKQGFLSQRSVSMVETGSTAAASLGWPGADMMMNGQEGISPTALNPSMSSSTSSVSSASSRYKTELCRSFTESGMCKYGGKCQFAHGPDELRDLSRHPKYKTEPCRTFHTIGFCPYGIRCHFVHNNEEEKNHLSHSSSCFSSNFVPQSLPSSRSNRIPLIKQSISFAGFPSTPQQALPPPLPPSASFTCAPSASPPCADITDLLSQVFLEMEPSTLEASTAPQYQSPAAADPRSPFLPSPDSGCSPSGPSPSLSPSLRQSPGASTLFSQSLGTRSPSYTSLSDQDQDGGSSASSLSVLEACGGNSEGKRLAVFSQLSVPEDTTGLCL; from the coding sequence ATGAAGACGCCAGGCTTCATCAGTCAGCAATGTAGCTGTGACACATCACTCTCCCTCACCACCCTTTCCTGTCTCGACACCGGCCCCTCAGATAATGTCTTTCTGTCCTCCAGtatgtgggggcagcagccagAGAACCATCAAACTCCCCATCCTTCCAGCCAGTGGCGTAAGCAAGGCTTTCTGTCTCAGCGCTCGGTCAGCATGGTGGAGACCGGCAGTACCGCAGCAGCAAGCCTAGGCTGGCCTGGCGCAGACATGATGATGAACGGGCAAGAAGGCATCAGTCCTACTGCACTGAACCCCAGCATGTCTTCATCCACCTCCTCTGTCTCCTCCGCCTCGTCCCGCTACAAGACAGAACTGTGTCGCTCTTTTACAGAGAGCGGTATGTGCAAGTATGGAGGGAAATGCCAGTTTGCCCACGGGCCTGACGAGCTGCGTGATCTGAGCAGGCATCCGAAGTACAAGACGGAGCCATGCCGCACCTTCCACACCATCGGCTTCTGCCCCTATGGGATCCGCTGCCACTTTGTTCACAACAacgaggaggaaaaaaatcacctCTCCCACTCCTCTTCCTGTTTCTCCTCAAACTTTGTCCCCCAGTCCCTTCCCTCCTCACGCTCCAACAGAATCCCGCTCATCAAACAGAGCATCAGCTTTGCTGGGTTTCCTTCTACTCCCCAGCaggctcttcctcctcctcttcctccttctgcATCTTTCACATGTGCTCCATCTGCCTCTCCTCCTTGTGCCGACATCACTGACCTCCTCTCTCAAGTCTTCTTGGAGATGGAGCCTTCTACCCTGGAGGCCTCTACTGCCCCACAGTACCAGTCCCCCGCTGCTGCAGATCCACGCTCTCCCTTCCTGCCATCCCCAGACTCAGGCTGTTCTCCATCTGGTCCATCTCCGTCTTTGTCTCCGTCCCTGAGACAGAGCCCCGGTGCTTCGACGCTCTTCTCGCAATCTCTCGGCACGCGATCCCCGTCCTACACCTCTCTGTCAGATCAGGACCAGGATGGGGGCAGCTCGGCAAGCTCGCTTAGTGTATTGGAGGCGTGTGGTGGCAACAGTGAAGGAAAACGCCTCGCTGTATTCAGTCAGCTCTCAGTTCCTGAGGACACAACTGGATTGTGCCTTTAG
- the trappc6bl gene encoding trafficking protein particle complex subunit 6B, like yields the protein MTTSESRKCLFTSVVAGRLTGMADEALFEFLHMEMVSHVYRDHQSSKGETDNKDRASRVSVLEGMGFRVGQGLIERLTRDSPCFKDELDIMKFICKDFWTKVFRRQVDNLRTNHQGTYVLQDNKFALLTQLSNGKQYLDQAPKYLAFSCGVVRGALSNLGLESVVTAEVSVMPSCKFQVVIQKL from the exons ATGACTACGAGCGAATCCCGGAAGTGTTTGTTTACGTCTGTTGTCGCTGGTCGTCTCACGG GAATGGCAGACGAAGCTCTATTTGAGTTTCTCCATATGGAGATGGTATCACATGTTTACAGGGATCATCAATCTAGTAAAGGGGAGACGGACAATAAG GACAGAGCTTCCCGTGTTTCTGTCCTGGAGGGGATGGGCTTCAGAGTGGGGCAAGGGCTTATTGAGAG GTTAACTAGGGACTCTCCCTGCTTCAAGGATGAGTTGGATATAATGAAATTTATTTGTAAAGACTTTTGGACAAAGGTCTTCAGGAGGCAGGTGGACAATCTCAGAACCAACCATCAG GGCACCTATGTGTTGCAGGACAATAAATTTGCTTTGCTGACACAGCTCTCAAATGGAAAACAGTATCTGGATCAAGCACCTAAG TACCTCGCATTTTCATGCGGTGTGGTGAGAGGAGCGCTGTCGAATCTTGGTCTGGAAAGTGTGGTGACAGCTGAGGTCTCTGTCATGCCATCCT gtaagtttcaAGTGGTGATCCAAAAATTATGA
- the zgc:114130 gene encoding mRNA decay activator protein ZFP36 isoform X1, with amino-acid sequence MPSYPLGQFAGLDLDEMMCKQLLSLDLRDPDSQLSSIGRAMKTPGFISQQCSCDTSLSLTTLSCLDTGPSDNVFLSSSMWGQQPENHQTPHPSSQWRKQGFLSQRSVSMVETGSTAAASLGWPGADMMMNGQEGISPTALNPSMSSSTSSVSSASSRYKTELCRSFTESGMCKYGGKCQFAHGPDELRDLSRHPKYKTEPCRTFHTIGFCPYGIRCHFVHNNEEEKNHLSHSSSCFSSNFVPQSLPSSRSNRIPLIKQSISFAGFPSTPQQALPPPLPPSASFTCAPSASPPCADITDLLSQVFLEMEPSTLEASTAPQYQSPAAADPRSPFLPSPDSGCSPSGPSPSLSPSLRQSPGASTLFSQSLGTRSPSYTSLSDQDQDGGSSASSLSVLEACGGNSEGKRLAVFSQLSVPEDTTGLCL; translated from the exons ATGCCGTCTTACCCCCTTGGCCAGTTCGCTGGCCTGGACCTGGACGAGATGATGtgtaag CAATTGTTGAGCCTTGATCTGAGGGATCCGGACAGTCAGCTGTCATCGATCGGCAGAGCAATGAAGACGCCAGGCTTCATCAGTCAGCAATGTAGCTGTGACACATCACTCTCCCTCACCACCCTTTCCTGTCTCGACACCGGCCCCTCAGATAATGTCTTTCTGTCCTCCAGtatgtgggggcagcagccagAGAACCATCAAACTCCCCATCCTTCCAGCCAGTGGCGTAAGCAAGGCTTTCTGTCTCAGCGCTCGGTCAGCATGGTGGAGACCGGCAGTACCGCAGCAGCAAGCCTAGGCTGGCCTGGCGCAGACATGATGATGAACGGGCAAGAAGGCATCAGTCCTACTGCACTGAACCCCAGCATGTCTTCATCCACCTCCTCTGTCTCCTCCGCCTCGTCCCGCTACAAGACAGAACTGTGTCGCTCTTTTACAGAGAGCGGTATGTGCAAGTATGGAGGGAAATGCCAGTTTGCCCACGGGCCTGACGAGCTGCGTGATCTGAGCAGGCATCCGAAGTACAAGACGGAGCCATGCCGCACCTTCCACACCATCGGCTTCTGCCCCTATGGGATCCGCTGCCACTTTGTTCACAACAacgaggaggaaaaaaatcacctCTCCCACTCCTCTTCCTGTTTCTCCTCAAACTTTGTCCCCCAGTCCCTTCCCTCCTCACGCTCCAACAGAATCCCGCTCATCAAACAGAGCATCAGCTTTGCTGGGTTTCCTTCTACTCCCCAGCaggctcttcctcctcctcttcctccttctgcATCTTTCACATGTGCTCCATCTGCCTCTCCTCCTTGTGCCGACATCACTGACCTCCTCTCTCAAGTCTTCTTGGAGATGGAGCCTTCTACCCTGGAGGCCTCTACTGCCCCACAGTACCAGTCCCCCGCTGCTGCAGATCCACGCTCTCCCTTCCTGCCATCCCCAGACTCAGGCTGTTCTCCATCTGGTCCATCTCCGTCTTTGTCTCCGTCCCTGAGACAGAGCCCCGGTGCTTCGACGCTCTTCTCGCAATCTCTCGGCACGCGATCCCCGTCCTACACCTCTCTGTCAGATCAGGACCAGGATGGGGGCAGCTCGGCAAGCTCGCTTAGTGTATTGGAGGCGTGTGGTGGCAACAGTGAAGGAAAACGCCTCGCTGTATTCAGTCAGCTCTCAGTTCCTGAGGACACAACTGGATTGTGCCTTTAG